The Streptomyces sp. NBC_00236 DNA window TGGGCCTCGACGCCGTGTGGGTGGCCGAGGCCTACGGCTTCGACTCGCCGACGATCATGGGATACCTCGCCGCGAGGACCGAGCGGATGCGGATCGGTTCGGCCATCCTCAACGTCTACTCACGCACCCCCGCGCTGATCGCCCAGACCGCGGCCGGACTGGACGCCCTCAGCGGCGGCCGCGCCATCCTCGGCCTCGGTGCCTCCGGGCCCCAGGTCGTCGAAGGCTGGCACGGCCGCCGATACGACCGCCCACTGGGCCGCACCCGTGAGGTGATCGAACTCTCCCGGCGGATCTGGCGGCGCGAGGTGATCGAGCACCACGGCATCACGGACATGCCGCTGCCGCCCGAGAAGGGCGGCACCCTCGGCAAGCCGCTGAAGCTGCTGAACCACCCGGTCCGCGACTCCATCCCGGTCCACGTCGCGGCGCTGGGCCCGGCCAACGTCAGGATGGCCGCCGAGATCGCCGACGGCTGGCTGCCGTTCCTGTACGTCCCCGAGCACGCCTCCGAGGTCTGGGGCGGGCCCCTGGCCGAGGGCGCCGCCAAGCGTGACCCCGCGCTCGGCCCGCTCTCCGTCGTGGCGGGCGGCCTGCTGGCCATCGGCGACGACGCCGAGGCGGTCCGTGACCTGATGCGCCCCACCGTCGCCCTGTACGTCGGCGGCATGGGAGCGCCCGGCCGCAACTTCTACCACGACCTCGTCTGCTCCTACGGCTACGAGGCCGCCGCGGCCGCCGTCCAGGAGCACTACCTCGCGGGCCGCAAGAAGGAGGCGGAGGCCGCCGTACCGGCAGAGCTGCTGGAGCAGCTCTGCCTGGCCGGTCCCGAGGGCTATGTCCGCGACCGTGTCGAGGTGTTCCGCGAGGCGGGCGTGACCATGCTCAACGTCACTCCCGTCGGCCCCGACCCCGCCCGGCTGATCGAGCAAGTGAGGAACTGGCTGTGACACTGCAACGAGACCTCTACGGTCCCGACCACGAGGCCTTCCGTGAGACGGTGCGGACCTTCCTCGCCAAGGAGGTGGCCCCGCATCACGCACGCTGGGAGAAGGACGGTGTCGTCGACCGCGAGACCTGGCGCTCGGCGGGCCGGCAGGGACTGCTGGGTATGGCGGTGGGCGAGGAGTACGGCGGCGGCGGGACCGACGACTTCCGGTACAGCGCGGTCCTCATCGAGGAGTTCGCCCGCGCCGGCGCCTCCGGACTGGCCCTGAGCCTGCACAACGACATCGTCGGCCCCTACCTGACCCGGCTCGCCGACATGGAGCAGAAGCGCCGCTGGCTGCCCGGGTTCGTCTCCGGTGACCTCGTCACGGCCATTGCCATGACGGAACCCGGCGCCGGATCCGACCTGCAGGGCATCCGTGCCACCGCCGAGGACA harbors:
- a CDS encoding LLM class F420-dependent oxidoreductase, whose amino-acid sequence is MELSSPLTYAGDPRATADRAAALESVGLDAVWVAEAYGFDSPTIMGYLAARTERMRIGSAILNVYSRTPALIAQTAAGLDALSGGRAILGLGASGPQVVEGWHGRRYDRPLGRTREVIELSRRIWRREVIEHHGITDMPLPPEKGGTLGKPLKLLNHPVRDSIPVHVAALGPANVRMAAEIADGWLPFLYVPEHASEVWGGPLAEGAAKRDPALGPLSVVAGGLLAIGDDAEAVRDLMRPTVALYVGGMGAPGRNFYHDLVCSYGYEAAAAAVQEHYLAGRKKEAEAAVPAELLEQLCLAGPEGYVRDRVEVFREAGVTMLNVTPVGPDPARLIEQVRNWL